A part of Xenopus tropicalis strain Nigerian chromosome 4, UCB_Xtro_10.0, whole genome shotgun sequence genomic DNA contains:
- the kiaa0895l gene encoding uncharacterized protein KIAA0895-like homolog, producing the protein MVLVSGIGIQDHDAKQKKKTSQTNSHRLYSCPPLSQALHRSSCITSTFTSGTRSKCKTQILPQSETKKQAGFPVYIGQCSWMRRSESSCTINSSGSSRGRLRSSGSLPHIARTRSEQRIVQKSSCLLVALRPINVEEEKTKFFTSNYTYNPQFQYQEPMPTSVLEKYSQASNQFLAQSVRILSTVIRKYGDYENFQAVTGGNLLSKSQIWACCRKYMQKEGCSGEVVVQLTEDLLSQAVMTIENSRPTLSINLLGARQHWLEGMLRHEIGTHYLRGVNDARQPWHGSEGRKRFSLKPANPTEEGLASLHSVLFRKNPYLWRAALLYYTVSRAASSSFSELFHDLQQFVQDPNVRWEYCVRVKRGQKDTGQTGCFSKDQVYLDGILRILRHRHTIDFRLLTSLGKVSYEDVDELQKFAELDNIRIPHFMQDLEKYHHQLRHIMETNQLTDEELQALLPN; encoded by the exons ATGGTGCTGGTATCAGGTATTGGAATTCAAGATCATGAtgcaaaacagaagaaaaaaacatcACAGACCAACAGCCATCGTTTATATTCCTGCCCCCCTTTGTCTCAAGCCTTACACCGCTCTAGTTGTATTACCTCTACTTTTACCAGTGGTACCAGAAGCAAATGTAAGACACAAATTCTTCCACAGAGTGAGACCAAGAAGCAGGCTGGATTCCCAGTATACATAGGGCAATGCAGCTGGATGCGTCGAAGTGAGAGTTCCTGCACCATTAATAGCAGTGGCAGCTCTCGGGGACGTCTGCGAAGTTCAGGTTCCTTACCACATATTGCCAGAACTAGAAGTGAGCAGAGGATTGTTCAGAAGAGTTCCTGCCTTCTTGTAGCATTGCGACCCATCAATGTTGAAGAGGAAAAGACCAAATTTTTTACATCCAATTATACATATAACCCCCAATTTCAATATCAAGAACCAATGCCCACCAGCGTTCTTGAAAAATACAGTCAGGCATCTAACCAATTCCTTGCTCAG TCTGTTCGGATACTAAGCACAGTTATAAGGAAGTATGGCGATTATGAAAACTTTCAAGCTGTGACAGGCGGAAATCTTCTGAGCAAGAGCCAGATCTGGGCATGCTGCCGGAAATACATGCAGAAGGAAGGTTGTAGTGGAGAG GTGGTGGTACAACTCACTGAAGACTTACTCTCTCAAGCAGTTATGACAATTGAGAACAGCCGACCCACTCTCAGCATTAATCTGCTTGGTGCTAGACAGCACTGGCTAGAGGGGATGCTTCGGCATGAAATTG GCACCCATTACTTACGTGGGGTAAATGATGCACGTCAGCCTTGGCATGGTTCAGAAGGGCGAAAGAGGTTTTCACTGAAGCCAGCAAATCCCACTGAGGAAGGCCTGGCAAGCCTACACAGTGTGCTGTTCCGGAAGAATCCATACCTGTGGCGTGCTGCACTTCTTTACTACACTGTAAGCCGTGCAGCTAGCTCAAGTTTCTCTGAGCTTTTCCACGACTTGCAGCAATTTGTGCAGGACCCCAATGTTCGATGGGAATACTGTGTACGAGTTAAACGGGGACAGAAAGACACTGGACAAACAG GCTGCTTCAGTAAAGACCAAGTCTATCTTGATGGAATACTGCGCATTCTGCGGCACCGACATACCATCGATTTTCGCCTGTTAACTTCCCTTGGAAAG GTATCCTATGAGGATGTAGATGAGCTACAGAAGTTTGCCGAGCTAGATAATATTCGGATTCCTCACTTTATGCAGGATCTGGAGAAATACCACCATCAACTTCGGCACATCATGGAAACAAACCAGCTTACTGATGAGGAGCTGCAAGCTTTACTACCTAACTGA